Proteins encoded together in one Micromonospora kangleipakensis window:
- a CDS encoding ABC transporter ATP-binding protein, which translates to MLSIVWRAAGLLDPGTRRGLVLGIPVALAVTLLELAGFLALAAVVQVLAAPQLLHEAGPDTLVGLARRVAHPHGLTDFVATVGGVAVTLLVSRGIAACALAWWQAGLLARAEATLSARLFRTFMGTSYEFHLQRHSADLMRTVIMSVRYLTSRVLLPGTTIIIDASLILGLAMALLVMEPVTALVSIGALGGAMGTYLFLVRRWARRMGVDDERLMSRDQRIIQEGLRAVKVLTTLGRRGAVVRRFETARSEHTYALRGLFFISNLSRYYLESVVLLVMAAAAGTAILGDADVLASVGVILAGSMRLLPSVQRVLAMANLVRVGVGSLEQVEKDLAAAGNDIKRSAEHDDPQPVTFERCIEFRDLTYRYPAAPTPALDSINLTVGIGESVGIVGPSGSGKTTLVDVLLGLLQPTCGGIYIDGVRITPELVHGWRARIGYVPQDTVIIDDTVRRNVALGLDDDEIDDVAVERAIAQAQLLDTVLAMPDGFDSMLGEHGVRLSGGQRQRIGIARALYLHPDVLVLDEATAALDTETEKQIVETIEKLYGKITVLVIAHRLSTVQRCDTRVVLDRGHVTNRRGPDAQPVGQPAR; encoded by the coding sequence GTGCTGAGCATCGTCTGGCGCGCCGCCGGGTTGCTCGACCCAGGTACCCGGCGCGGGCTGGTCCTGGGCATTCCGGTCGCGCTCGCGGTGACCCTGCTCGAACTGGCCGGCTTCCTGGCGCTGGCCGCGGTCGTGCAGGTGCTCGCGGCACCGCAGCTCCTGCACGAGGCCGGACCGGACACCCTGGTGGGGCTGGCCCGCCGCGTCGCGCACCCGCACGGACTCACCGACTTCGTGGCGACGGTGGGCGGCGTCGCCGTCACGCTGCTCGTCTCGCGCGGTATCGCGGCTTGCGCGCTCGCGTGGTGGCAGGCCGGGCTGCTGGCCCGCGCCGAGGCGACCCTGTCGGCCAGGCTCTTCCGCACGTTCATGGGCACCAGCTACGAGTTCCACCTGCAACGCCACTCGGCCGACCTGATGCGCACCGTCATCATGTCGGTCCGCTACCTGACATCGCGCGTCCTGCTTCCCGGCACCACGATCATCATCGACGCGTCCCTGATCCTCGGCCTGGCCATGGCGCTGCTGGTCATGGAACCGGTGACGGCGCTCGTGTCGATCGGCGCGCTCGGCGGCGCGATGGGGACGTACCTGTTCCTGGTCCGCAGGTGGGCGCGGCGCATGGGGGTCGACGACGAGCGGCTGATGTCGCGTGATCAGCGCATCATCCAGGAGGGCCTGCGGGCGGTGAAGGTGCTGACCACCCTGGGCCGGCGCGGCGCCGTGGTGCGGCGGTTCGAGACGGCACGCAGCGAGCACACCTATGCGCTTCGCGGGCTGTTCTTCATCTCCAACCTGTCGCGGTATTACCTGGAGTCCGTGGTGCTGCTCGTCATGGCGGCGGCCGCCGGCACGGCGATCCTGGGCGACGCCGACGTACTCGCGTCGGTCGGGGTCATCCTCGCCGGGTCGATGCGGCTCCTGCCGTCGGTGCAACGCGTCCTCGCGATGGCCAACCTGGTTCGCGTGGGCGTGGGAAGCCTCGAACAGGTGGAGAAGGATCTCGCCGCGGCGGGCAACGACATCAAGAGATCGGCGGAGCACGACGACCCGCAGCCGGTCACCTTCGAGCGGTGCATCGAGTTTCGCGACCTGACCTACCGGTACCCGGCCGCACCCACCCCTGCGCTCGACTCGATCAATCTCACCGTCGGGATCGGCGAGTCCGTCGGCATCGTCGGCCCGTCCGGATCGGGGAAGACGACCCTGGTGGATGTCCTGCTGGGACTGCTCCAACCCACCTGTGGCGGCATCTACATCGACGGCGTGAGAATCACCCCCGAGCTGGTGCACGGCTGGCGCGCCCGGATCGGGTACGTCCCGCAGGACACGGTGATCATCGATGACACGGTACGCCGCAACGTCGCGCTCGGGCTCGACGACGACGAGATCGACGACGTTGCCGTCGAGCGCGCCATCGCGCAGGCGCAACTGCTCGACACCGTACTCGCGATGCCCGACGGCTTCGACAGCATGCTCGGCGAGCACGGTGTCCGGCTCTCGGGCGGGCAGCGGCAACGCATCGGGATCGCGCGGGCCTTGTACCTGCACCCGGACGTGCTGGTCCTCGATGAGGCCACGGCCGCGCTCGACACCGAGACGGAGAAGCAGATCGTCGAGACCATCGAGAAGCTGTACGGCAAGATCACCGTATTGGTCATCGCGCACCGGTTGAGCACGGTCCAGCGGTGCGACACCCGCGTGGTCCTCGACCGGGGACACGTCACCAACCGCCGAGGCCCCGACGCGCAACCGGTGGGCCAACCGGCCAGATGA
- a CDS encoding glycosyltransferase yields MGYFVPAYRAGGPIRSVSAITAARDSDITYAVFTRDRDAGDAEPFPVARPGEVVEFRHRHVMYVDTSRRLAYLRAMRRFVRLDHDVYYFNSLWNREFTLVPLTLMCLGLIARRPVLLAPRGELLSGALALKTRRKRVGLLALRFLLARLGATIHCTSTDEMDSIRRWLPGRPVELVSVAFEPEECVDAKQPGETAAPSGALRVCFFSRIGPKKNLAGAIAAVGRVAEPVHLRVIGPVSDQAYYHHCQELVARLPRHVRVEFVGPVRHEDVAEALSWAQVFFLPTGGENFGHAIREAMAVGLCPVISDATPWTDLARQAGGVALSWSDTDGFAEYLSLLARMSPQELRALRTRVLDAYQAWLGSQVSSVALMDELFARLAGRAVGPVVAEGGIGDRQAEHA; encoded by the coding sequence GTGGGCTACTTCGTGCCCGCGTACCGCGCCGGCGGACCCATCCGCAGCGTTTCGGCGATCACTGCCGCTCGTGACTCGGATATCACGTATGCGGTCTTCACGCGCGACAGGGACGCCGGTGACGCAGAACCGTTCCCCGTCGCGCGACCGGGGGAGGTCGTCGAGTTCCGGCACCGGCACGTGATGTATGTCGATACCAGCAGACGCTTGGCGTATCTTCGCGCGATGCGCCGTTTCGTACGGCTGGACCATGACGTGTACTACTTCAACAGTCTGTGGAACCGGGAGTTCACCCTGGTTCCGCTAACGCTCATGTGCCTTGGCCTGATCGCGCGCCGGCCGGTGCTGCTCGCGCCAAGGGGCGAATTGCTGTCCGGCGCGCTCGCGCTCAAGACGCGGCGCAAACGGGTGGGGCTCCTCGCCTTGCGGTTCCTGCTGGCCAGGCTCGGGGCGACCATCCATTGCACCTCGACCGATGAGATGGACAGCATCAGAAGGTGGCTGCCCGGCCGGCCGGTCGAGCTGGTTTCCGTCGCGTTCGAACCCGAGGAGTGCGTCGACGCCAAACAGCCCGGCGAAACTGCGGCGCCATCCGGTGCGCTGCGTGTCTGCTTTTTCTCGCGCATTGGTCCAAAGAAGAACCTCGCGGGCGCGATAGCCGCCGTGGGTAGGGTGGCCGAGCCCGTACACCTGCGCGTGATCGGCCCTGTATCGGATCAGGCGTACTACCACCACTGCCAGGAGTTGGTCGCGCGGCTGCCACGGCACGTCCGCGTGGAGTTCGTGGGTCCGGTACGGCATGAGGACGTGGCCGAGGCGCTCTCCTGGGCGCAGGTGTTCTTCCTTCCGACCGGCGGGGAGAATTTCGGCCACGCGATCCGGGAGGCCATGGCCGTGGGGTTGTGTCCGGTGATCTCCGACGCGACGCCGTGGACCGATCTCGCGCGCCAGGCCGGCGGCGTCGCCCTGTCCTGGTCCGACACGGACGGGTTCGCAGAGTACCTGTCGCTTCTCGCGCGCATGTCGCCGCAAGAGCTGCGCGCGTTGCGGACCAGGGTGCTCGATGCGTACCAAGCCTGGCTGGGCAGCCAGGTTTCCAGCGTGGCGCTCATGGATGAGCTGTTCGCGCGCCTTGCGGGTAGGGCGGTCGGGCCGGTGGTGGCGGAGGGCGGTATTGGCGATCGGCAGGCGGAGCACGCATGA
- the wecB gene encoding non-hydrolyzing UDP-N-acetylglucosamine 2-epimerase: MSAAVVLHVAGARPNFPKAAPVIRALDRPGLRQLLVHTGQHYDERMSAVFFRQLRLPEPDINLGVGSGSHACQTAGIMAGLDELMTATRPALTVVYGDVNSALAAALVATKLGIPVAHVEAGLRSFDRSMPEEINRIVVDHLSDLLLATSADAVAHLGNEGIAADKIHFVGNPMIDTLLDNLDRFDVAGIRAALSLPDRYIVATLHRPANVDDPAGVIDLVKAMHAVADQLPVVLPLHPRGRHHLENAGLHSHRALRVVEPLGYIEFVSLVRGAAVVVTDSGGVQEEATMLGVPCLTLRPNTERPVTITHGTNRLVTRAALAEAVATTLDAGRPATWRTPPLWDGKAGERIAEIIAGVLR; this comes from the coding sequence ATGTCAGCCGCCGTTGTCCTGCACGTCGCGGGCGCGCGCCCGAACTTCCCCAAGGCAGCGCCGGTGATCCGGGCGCTCGACCGTCCCGGTCTCCGGCAGCTGCTCGTCCACACCGGACAGCACTACGACGAGCGGATGTCGGCGGTCTTCTTCCGCCAGCTGCGCCTGCCCGAGCCCGACATCAACCTCGGCGTGGGATCGGGAAGCCACGCGTGCCAGACCGCGGGCATCATGGCCGGCCTGGACGAACTGATGACCGCGACCCGCCCGGCGCTCACGGTCGTCTATGGCGACGTCAACTCCGCGCTCGCCGCCGCCCTCGTCGCGACAAAGCTGGGGATCCCCGTCGCGCACGTCGAGGCCGGCCTGCGCAGCTTCGACCGGTCGATGCCCGAAGAGATCAACCGCATCGTCGTCGACCACCTGTCCGACCTGCTGCTCGCGACAAGTGCCGACGCCGTGGCACATCTCGGCAACGAGGGGATCGCGGCAGACAAGATCCACTTCGTCGGCAACCCGATGATCGACACGCTCCTGGACAACCTCGACCGCTTCGACGTCGCCGGTATCCGCGCCGCGCTCTCGCTGCCCGACCGCTACATCGTGGCGACGCTGCACCGGCCGGCCAACGTCGACGATCCCGCCGGCGTGATCGACCTGGTCAAGGCGATGCACGCGGTGGCCGACCAGCTCCCGGTCGTCCTGCCGCTGCACCCGCGCGGCCGGCACCACCTCGAGAACGCGGGCCTGCACTCGCATCGCGCGCTGCGCGTGGTCGAGCCGCTGGGCTACATCGAGTTCGTCAGCCTGGTACGCGGCGCGGCGGTCGTCGTCACCGACTCCGGCGGCGTACAGGAGGAGGCGACAATGCTCGGGGTGCCGTGCCTGACGCTGCGGCCCAACACCGAGCGCCCGGTCACGATCACCCACGGCACCAACCGCCTCGTCACCCGGGCGGCGCTTGCCGAGGCCGTGGCAACCACGCTGGATGCGGGGCGGCCCGCTACGTGGCGTACCCCGCCGTTGTGGGACGGCAAGGCCGGCGAGCGCATCGCGGAGATCATCGCGGGTGTACTCAGGTAG
- the gntA gene encoding guanitoxin biosynthesis heme-dependent pre-guanitoxin N-hydroxylase GntA, translated as MTRPELTGQAAGGSGAAGTEVSVEAPTQRTAIAGPRAGWVEAEIPPTDAVPAAHGVFTVQGRRLCRVIDGRPAHPRTRLLHDKFRAAVLSSAYPCLMGASVMRADNYAFAVYDELGAKESARCLTRDLEWFVQSYAIRRTPQEPFATFISMYEHPMVDDEGDFERLLWRHLSFVHEEDTRKWPWDPAVSMDPDDPRFSFSVSGQAFFVVGMHPKASRIARTAPVLTLVFNLHAQFDALRQRGQMDRVSRTIRAKDGRLQGRPNPMLMQFGEASEARQYAGREVEADWQCPFAAPATSTVGASYPNGAD; from the coding sequence GTGACCCGCCCCGAGCTGACAGGGCAGGCTGCTGGGGGTTCCGGCGCGGCTGGGACGGAGGTCAGCGTGGAGGCGCCGACGCAGCGCACGGCGATAGCGGGGCCGCGCGCCGGGTGGGTGGAGGCAGAGATTCCACCTACGGATGCGGTACCTGCGGCTCACGGCGTGTTCACCGTCCAAGGGCGCCGGTTGTGCAGGGTCATCGACGGCCGCCCCGCCCACCCACGCACCCGACTGCTCCATGACAAGTTTCGAGCCGCGGTCCTGAGCAGTGCGTACCCTTGCCTGATGGGGGCATCAGTGATGCGCGCCGACAACTACGCCTTTGCTGTCTACGACGAGCTGGGGGCAAAAGAATCGGCCCGTTGCCTTACCAGGGATCTCGAGTGGTTCGTGCAGAGCTACGCGATCCGTCGCACGCCTCAGGAACCTTTTGCAACGTTCATCTCGATGTATGAACATCCGATGGTCGACGATGAGGGCGACTTCGAACGCTTGCTGTGGCGTCACTTGAGTTTCGTTCACGAGGAGGACACGCGGAAGTGGCCCTGGGATCCAGCCGTGTCGATGGATCCGGACGACCCGCGGTTTTCCTTCAGCGTCTCCGGTCAGGCATTCTTTGTGGTCGGCATGCATCCAAAGGCATCCCGCATCGCGCGGACCGCTCCAGTCCTCACGCTGGTCTTCAACCTACACGCACAGTTCGACGCCCTGCGACAACGGGGGCAGATGGATCGGGTCAGCCGGACTATTCGTGCCAAGGACGGACGTCTGCAGGGCCGCCCCAATCCCATGCTCATGCAGTTCGGCGAGGCTTCTGAAGCGCGACAGTACGCGGGGCGTGAGGTCGAAGCCGACTGGCAATGTCCCTTCGCTGCGCCCGCCACGAGCACCGTCGGCGCCTCTTATCCCAATGGAGCAGACTGA
- a CDS encoding phenylacetate--CoA ligase family protein: MINREDVYFRLPAMAQNMLMSVAGVGVNRKRYGALFHRRLAEYEDRDMWDPERISIFRKTRRAAVLEYASRTPYYKSVFERMGATWRDLVDDSAFIEIPLTHKSDVRDRPNDFLARPRAKGDSIVRTSGTTGTSLAICKDVNAIAEMWAVWWRYRHRHGITRGTWCAFFSGKRVIGASQGVPYWRTNYPGREVRFSGHHISPATVKCYVDKLNRSRLPWIHGFPSVIANLARCMLERGVGLDYQPLVLTLGGENLTPWQLKSIQGAFGVTPVQHYGLAEQVANISECVEGRLHVDEDFAEVELINQGGGLSQIVGTPYGNGATVLLRYATGDLAVAAKDHCTCGRAGRVVASIDGREADLIVLPDGRFTAPGAAFSPALGLAEAQVIQHENGSLTVRYVPSVGWSASSLEAMDHSLRKYVGQALEVNYVRVDEVQRTPTGKVRFAISEMRGNDRTNQVSLSLEERGRVVSSQL, from the coding sequence GTGATTAATCGGGAGGACGTCTACTTCCGGCTTCCGGCAATGGCCCAGAACATGCTGATGTCAGTTGCTGGCGTGGGAGTGAATAGAAAGAGGTACGGAGCGCTCTTCCATCGGCGCCTTGCCGAGTACGAGGATCGAGATATGTGGGATCCGGAGCGGATATCAATATTCCGCAAAACGAGGCGAGCTGCTGTCCTGGAATATGCATCCCGTACTCCATACTATAAAAGTGTTTTCGAAAGGATGGGCGCAACATGGCGCGACCTGGTCGACGACAGCGCCTTCATTGAAATACCCTTGACGCACAAAAGCGATGTGCGTGACCGTCCGAACGATTTCCTTGCTCGACCGCGGGCGAAGGGCGATAGCATCGTCCGGACTTCCGGCACAACAGGAACATCTCTGGCTATATGTAAGGATGTCAACGCGATCGCGGAGATGTGGGCCGTTTGGTGGCGCTACAGGCATCGGCATGGGATCACGAGAGGCACGTGGTGCGCCTTCTTTAGTGGAAAGCGCGTTATCGGAGCGAGCCAGGGCGTGCCGTACTGGAGAACGAATTACCCAGGCCGTGAAGTGCGTTTCAGTGGGCACCATATATCGCCAGCCACCGTGAAATGTTACGTTGACAAGCTCAATCGCTCGCGTTTGCCGTGGATTCACGGGTTTCCGTCAGTTATTGCGAATTTGGCAAGATGCATGCTTGAGAGAGGCGTAGGTCTTGACTACCAGCCTCTCGTCCTCACCCTTGGCGGCGAGAATCTAACGCCTTGGCAGTTGAAGAGCATCCAAGGTGCATTCGGTGTGACGCCAGTCCAACATTACGGTCTCGCCGAACAGGTCGCGAATATCTCTGAATGTGTCGAAGGTCGGCTGCATGTCGATGAAGACTTCGCCGAGGTTGAGCTGATCAATCAGGGTGGTGGGTTGTCTCAGATTGTTGGGACGCCGTACGGCAACGGGGCTACTGTGTTGCTGCGATACGCTACTGGCGATCTTGCGGTCGCTGCCAAGGATCACTGCACTTGCGGGCGTGCGGGACGGGTTGTCGCGTCTATAGACGGCCGAGAGGCTGACCTCATTGTCCTTCCCGATGGTCGGTTTACCGCGCCAGGTGCCGCGTTCTCACCTGCCCTCGGGCTGGCGGAGGCGCAGGTTATTCAGCACGAGAACGGAAGCCTGACCGTGAGATACGTACCGTCTGTTGGATGGTCGGCAAGCTCTCTGGAAGCGATGGACCATTCATTACGTAAGTATGTCGGGCAGGCGCTGGAGGTCAACTACGTCCGAGTTGACGAAGTGCAACGGACACCGACTGGGAAGGTCCGCTTTGCGATTTCAGAGATGCGCGGCAACGATCGGACCAATCAGGTGAGCCTATCCCTGGAGGAACGGGGCCGTGTTGTCTCCTCACAGTTGTGA
- a CDS encoding bi-domain-containing oxidoreductase — MKQVVQSVSGGELKVAEVPQPEPGATEVLVATRRSLLSAGTERAVRELASASLLRKARARPDLVRQVVSKARTEGVRSTLAAVRNRLDEDMPLGYSASGVVVAAGAATDGIRPGMRVATASAGHAEYQAVPGLLAVPVPEAVSDQAAAFGAVAAIALQGLRQAEVGVGGSVAVLGLGLVGQLTVRLALASGLNVIGIDLRDWTAELARRAGAVGLVEAGAPTTEEILEITRGRGVDAILIAAATRSSEPVARATEIARDRGRLVVVGDVGLELDRRKFYERELDLRFARSYGPGRYDRTYEEWGVDYPIGHVRWTARRNIEAYLDLVASGRVTVDDLVTHVFPVEQATAAYDVLDSDPRSLAVQLSYAAPAQPSRNAITIRPRRSSPRLRAGLIGAGNYAKATFLPALKAAGWADDLVAVTSAKGLSAQHLAQRNDIAVVVPTVEDLLARDDIDVVFILSRHDSHARLAVQALDAGKHVFVEKPLALSQGELDELTAAYDRNSGHLFAGFNRRHAPMVVRAREALATGSGPLTVAYRINAGSLPHSHWYYDRRQGGRVCGEVCHFIDLASWLVGEQPSVVHAHGSGRGETALEEDVSVLLGYADGSTATITYCTRGHRRTPKERVEVLGRGHTVVIDDFRRLEIDGSEVKRVPAGKGHHDLLAHLRSAISGGAPDRPGLEASFGTTKAALSVVAALAGIQVNPSRLLTQVDPATAVDAGFSS, encoded by the coding sequence GTGAAGCAAGTTGTCCAGTCGGTATCCGGCGGCGAGTTGAAGGTCGCCGAGGTACCGCAGCCCGAGCCCGGCGCCACCGAGGTGCTCGTCGCCACGCGCAGGTCCCTGCTGTCAGCGGGCACCGAGCGCGCCGTGCGTGAGCTTGCCTCGGCGAGCCTGCTGCGCAAGGCCCGAGCGCGGCCGGATCTGGTCCGCCAGGTCGTGAGCAAGGCGCGGACCGAGGGCGTCCGCTCGACGCTCGCCGCCGTGCGCAACCGGCTCGACGAGGACATGCCGCTCGGGTACAGCGCCTCGGGTGTCGTCGTCGCCGCCGGTGCCGCGACCGATGGCATTCGGCCGGGGATGCGCGTGGCCACGGCATCGGCGGGGCACGCCGAATATCAGGCAGTGCCCGGTCTGCTCGCGGTGCCAGTCCCCGAGGCGGTATCGGACCAGGCTGCCGCCTTCGGCGCGGTCGCGGCCATCGCGCTGCAAGGACTGCGGCAGGCCGAGGTGGGTGTGGGCGGCTCCGTCGCGGTCCTTGGCCTCGGCCTCGTCGGGCAACTGACGGTACGCCTGGCGCTCGCCTCGGGTCTCAACGTCATCGGCATCGACCTACGTGACTGGACGGCGGAACTGGCCCGAAGGGCCGGCGCGGTCGGTCTGGTCGAGGCCGGCGCGCCGACCACGGAAGAGATTCTTGAGATCACCCGTGGCCGCGGCGTCGACGCGATCCTGATCGCGGCGGCAACGCGGTCGTCGGAGCCGGTCGCGCGGGCTACCGAGATCGCCCGCGATCGCGGCCGGCTGGTCGTCGTCGGTGACGTAGGGCTGGAGCTCGACCGCAGGAAGTTCTACGAGCGGGAACTGGATCTTCGGTTCGCGCGCAGCTACGGCCCCGGCCGCTACGACCGCACCTACGAGGAATGGGGCGTCGACTATCCGATCGGCCACGTGCGTTGGACGGCACGGCGCAACATCGAGGCGTACCTCGACCTGGTGGCCAGTGGCAGGGTCACGGTCGATGACCTGGTCACGCATGTCTTTCCGGTGGAGCAGGCCACGGCGGCATACGACGTGCTGGACTCCGACCCACGCTCGCTCGCGGTGCAGCTCAGCTATGCGGCCCCGGCGCAGCCGTCCCGCAACGCGATCACGATCCGGCCGCGCCGCAGCTCGCCGCGGCTGCGGGCGGGGCTGATCGGCGCCGGGAACTACGCCAAGGCGACGTTCCTGCCCGCGCTCAAAGCGGCCGGCTGGGCGGACGATCTCGTCGCCGTCACCTCCGCCAAGGGCCTGTCAGCGCAACACCTCGCGCAGCGCAACGACATCGCCGTCGTGGTACCGACCGTCGAGGACCTGCTTGCCCGCGATGACATCGACGTGGTGTTCATCCTCAGCCGCCACGACTCTCACGCCCGCCTGGCGGTGCAGGCGCTCGACGCCGGCAAGCACGTGTTCGTCGAGAAGCCACTCGCGTTGAGCCAGGGCGAGCTCGACGAGCTCACGGCCGCCTATGACCGCAACTCGGGCCACCTGTTCGCCGGCTTCAACCGCCGGCACGCGCCCATGGTGGTACGCGCGAGGGAGGCCCTGGCGACCGGATCCGGGCCGCTGACCGTCGCCTACCGGATCAACGCCGGGTCGCTACCCCACTCGCACTGGTACTACGACCGGCGCCAGGGCGGCCGCGTCTGCGGCGAGGTGTGCCACTTCATCGATCTCGCGTCATGGCTGGTTGGCGAGCAGCCGAGCGTCGTTCACGCACACGGCAGCGGGCGCGGCGAAACGGCGCTGGAAGAGGACGTGAGCGTGCTGCTCGGGTACGCCGACGGGTCCACGGCGACGATCACGTATTGCACGCGCGGGCACCGGCGTACCCCCAAGGAACGCGTGGAGGTCCTCGGCCGCGGACACACGGTGGTGATCGACGACTTCCGGCGCCTGGAGATCGACGGCTCGGAGGTGAAGCGGGTACCCGCGGGCAAGGGACACCATGACCTGCTCGCCCACCTGCGCTCGGCGATCTCAGGGGGCGCGCCCGATAGACCGGGCCTCGAAGCATCGTTCGGTACGACGAAGGCCGCGCTGTCGGTGGTCGCCGCCTTGGCCGGCATCCAGGTGAACCCGTCGCGCCTGCTGACGCAGGTGGACCCGGCGACCGCCGTGGACGCCGGGTTCAGCTCATGA
- a CDS encoding glycosyltransferase family 4 protein produces MTQHTVLVFNHFAVPPGYPGGTRHVELFSRLPGWSYVIIAGRRNMVTGLPQRAEPGFRPVAVTPYRGNGLGRVVNWASYAVTATAAGLLQPRLDVVYASSPHLLAGLSGWIVAAVRRVPFVLEIRDLWPRVLVDMGRLAETSLTYRALERVERFLYRHADRVVIMAPGVRAAVEGKGAAPEKIAFIPNAADPEDFVPSADRDELRRRYGFTRRTAIYAGAHGPANGLDLLLDAAKAVPDLDVVLVGSGVEKPRLQVAAHGIRNVRFLDPVPKTEIPDILHAADIGLHVLADVELFRAGVSPNKVFDYLAAGLPIVTNSPGTVGDLVMGAGAGYLTAPGNLAHGLSQMYQASSEELTKMGAAGRRWIRENQSRTAMSRALGQLLAPLVQRAGGASC; encoded by the coding sequence ATGACGCAACACACGGTCCTCGTCTTCAACCACTTCGCCGTGCCTCCGGGCTATCCGGGCGGTACCCGGCATGTCGAGCTGTTCAGCCGGCTACCCGGGTGGTCATACGTGATCATCGCGGGCCGCCGCAACATGGTAACCGGGCTGCCGCAGCGAGCGGAGCCAGGATTCCGTCCGGTCGCCGTGACGCCGTACCGGGGCAACGGTCTGGGCCGGGTGGTCAACTGGGCCAGCTACGCGGTAACGGCCACGGCGGCCGGCCTGCTGCAACCCCGCCTCGATGTCGTGTACGCGTCCTCGCCGCACCTGCTGGCCGGCCTGTCCGGCTGGATCGTGGCGGCGGTCCGGCGCGTGCCGTTCGTCCTGGAGATCCGGGACCTGTGGCCGCGCGTGCTCGTCGACATGGGACGGCTTGCGGAAACATCACTGACGTACCGTGCGCTGGAGCGCGTGGAGCGGTTCCTGTACCGGCACGCCGACCGCGTGGTCATCATGGCACCGGGCGTACGGGCGGCGGTCGAGGGCAAGGGCGCCGCGCCGGAGAAGATCGCCTTCATCCCCAACGCGGCCGACCCGGAGGACTTCGTGCCCAGCGCCGATCGCGACGAGCTGCGGCGGCGGTACGGATTCACCCGCCGCACCGCCATCTACGCGGGAGCGCACGGCCCGGCCAACGGGCTCGACCTGCTCTTGGACGCGGCCAAGGCGGTACCTGACCTCGACGTCGTGCTGGTGGGGTCGGGTGTGGAGAAGCCGCGCCTGCAGGTGGCGGCACACGGCATCCGCAACGTGCGCTTCCTCGACCCGGTACCGAAGACCGAGATCCCCGACATTCTCCACGCGGCAGACATCGGCCTGCACGTACTCGCCGACGTCGAACTGTTCCGCGCCGGGGTCAGCCCCAACAAGGTGTTCGACTACCTGGCCGCCGGATTGCCGATCGTCACCAACAGCCCGGGCACGGTCGGCGACCTCGTCATGGGGGCCGGCGCCGGGTACCTGACCGCCCCGGGCAACCTTGCCCACGGTCTCAGCCAGATGTACCAGGCGAGCAGCGAGGAGTTGACGAAGATGGGCGCGGCCGGCCGGCGGTGGATACGGGAAAACCAGTCGCGTACGGCGATGTCCCGCGCCCTCGGGCAACTCCTCGCCCCACTGGTCCAGCGCGCAGGGGGGGCGTCGTGCTGA
- a CDS encoding DUF1989 domain-containing protein: MTDTTTTQRLAPQTGTAFELPAGAYLRVIDPNGEQVSDLYAVSADDRAEHLSSGRSLDYAGKLWLTTGDMLYSNRSQPMLRIIEDTVGRHDFTLTPCSQQTFDLLYPDHEGYHPSCEQNIADALAPYEVAVDHIGVSFNIFMNVVYDCSTGKMLLGPPMSRPGDHILLRAESDLIVALTACSAENSNNGTLKPIDFTVDH, translated from the coding sequence ATGACGGATACCACCACCACCCAGCGTCTCGCCCCCCAGACCGGCACAGCGTTTGAGCTACCGGCCGGGGCATATCTCCGTGTCATCGATCCGAACGGAGAACAGGTCAGCGACCTGTACGCCGTATCGGCCGATGATCGAGCGGAGCATCTCTCGTCCGGCCGCAGCCTGGACTACGCCGGGAAGCTATGGCTGACCACCGGTGACATGCTCTACAGCAATCGCAGCCAACCAATGCTACGGATCATCGAAGACACTGTGGGCAGGCACGACTTCACCCTCACTCCCTGCTCTCAGCAGACCTTCGACCTCCTCTACCCCGACCATGAGGGCTATCACCCGAGCTGCGAACAGAACATCGCTGATGCCTTGGCTCCGTACGAGGTGGCCGTTGACCACATCGGCGTAAGCTTCAACATCTTCATGAATGTGGTCTACGACTGCAGTACTGGGAAAATGCTGCTCGGGCCCCCGATGAGTCGACCGGGGGATCACATCCTTCTGCGCGCCGAGTCCGATCTCATTGTGGCACTGACGGCATGCTCGGCCGAGAACTCCAACAACGGAACCCTGAAGCCTATAGATTTCACAGTGGACCATTAG